GGCTCCTGCCAGGGTCAGTGTCCTTGAGACTGCACCGGGCCGTACCCGTGTGGAAATCACCATCCATGAAGGCCGGAACCGGCAGGTGCGGCGCATGTTCAAGGCTGTGGGGCACGAAGTGCTGGCCTTGAAACGGACAGCTTTTGCAGGGCTTTCCCTGGAGGGCGTCAGGCGGGGAGAGCATCGTGCCCTTACGGAAGAAGAGATCAGATCATTGTATGAGAAAGCAGGGAGGCAGCAGGGCTGATGGAGAGGCGAATCATCATCATAGGTGCAGGTCCCGCAGGCATGATGGCCGCCATCAAGGCTGCTGAGACCAATGAGACTATGGGCAGTCCTGCAGAAATCCTGCTGCTGGAGAAGATGAAGAAGCCCGGGCGCAAGATGATGATCACGGGCAAGGGCCGCTGCAATATCACCAATGCGGCGGATGTGCCGGAAATCATCAAGAATATCCAGGGCAATGGACGCTTCCTTTTCAGCTCCATGAAGGCCTTCGACAATCGGGCAGTCATAGATTTCTTTGAAGAGCAGGGCGTGGCTACCAAGGTGGAGCGGGGACAGCGGGTTTTTCCCGTATCCGATAAGGCCCAGGATGTGGTAGATGCCATGGTGAGCCGCCTGCATGAGCTGGAAGTGAAGATTGAAACCGAAGCTGCGGTCAAGGACATTCTCACGGAAGAAGGGCGGGTCAAAGGCGTGCGCCTTAAATCCGGGGCCATCTATAAGGCGGAGGCTGTGATCCTGGCTGTGGGAGGCGCTTCTTATCCCGGGACAGGTTCCTCCGGGGATGGCTATGAGATGGCCGGGAATCTGGGCCATCATATCATTCCCATCAGGCCTTCCCTGGTTCCTCTCACCACAGAAGAGGACTGGGTGCAGGAGGTGCAGGGGCTTTCTCTCCGCAATGTGCGGGCAGAGCTGCTGGTGGATGGCAAGACTGAGCTTTCCCTCTTTGGGGAGATGATGTTCACCCACTATGGGGTGACTGGCCCGGTGATTCTTTCCATGAGCCGGGAGGCTTCCGGGTATCTGACGGAAGGCGGGCACTTTGTAGAGCTTTCCCTGAACCTGAAACCTGCC
This genomic interval from Selenomonas sp. AB3002 contains the following:
- a CDS encoding NAD(P)/FAD-dependent oxidoreductase; the protein is MERRIIIIGAGPAGMMAAIKAAETNETMGSPAEILLLEKMKKPGRKMMITGKGRCNITNAADVPEIIKNIQGNGRFLFSSMKAFDNRAVIDFFEEQGVATKVERGQRVFPVSDKAQDVVDAMVSRLHELEVKIETEAAVKDILTEEGRVKGVRLKSGAIYKAEAVILAVGGASYPGTGSSGDGYEMAGNLGHHIIPIRPSLVPLTTEEDWVQEVQGLSLRNVRAELLVDGKTELSLFGEMMFTHYGVTGPVILSMSREASGYLTEGGHFVELSLNLKPALSEEKLEARIQRDFEKYQRKELKNGMADLLPHKLIEPVLDAAYLAPDKPVHQVTVEERKRLVHTLQHLVLTVSGTRPLAEAIVTVGGVSVKEIDPRSMESKLVKGLFLAGEVVDVDAFTGGYNLQAAFSMGAAAGCWSVWNLE